One Methanosphaera cuniculi DNA window includes the following coding sequences:
- the xerA gene encoding site-specific tyrosine recombinase/integron integrase yields MFLYQNDESLNIEDFIEDYLITLEIRNYSDNTIQTYQTILNGFNTFIKTHGRIKSEKDLLRAFKKYILHLKNKNVSKNYLHLVIRIIRSFFKSSKFDIYNEIQVPRKSRPLPKFLNEQEVYNLIHAMDDEYDPNNLNYINKIRLRNKLILTLLYSTGLRISELIKININDINFENHTIRTCGKGDKERIVLFNDETYNLLKEYLDKIKDNNTYYIFTNKQNKTLSTRTIQIMVKKYAEKAGINKKVTPHVLRHSFATHLMEKGVNLRVIQQLLGHTNLNTTQIYVGVDTNLIKEAYNNAWN; encoded by the coding sequence TTGTTCTTATACCAAAATGATGAATCATTAAATATAGAAGATTTCATAGAAGATTATCTAATAACACTTGAAATTAGAAATTATTCAGATAACACCATCCAAACATATCAAACAATACTAAATGGATTTAATACATTTATTAAAACACATGGTAGAATTAAATCAGAAAAAGACTTACTACGAGCATTTAAAAAATACATATTACATCTTAAAAATAAGAATGTATCAAAAAATTATTTACACCTAGTTATAAGAATAATTAGATCCTTTTTTAAATCTTCAAAATTTGATATTTATAATGAAATTCAAGTTCCCCGTAAATCCAGACCACTTCCAAAATTTTTAAATGAACAAGAAGTATATAATTTAATCCATGCAATGGATGATGAATATGACCCAAATAATCTAAATTATATAAACAAAATAAGACTTAGAAACAAATTAATACTAACATTATTATATTCAACAGGACTTAGAATATCAGAACTTATAAAAATTAATATAAATGATATAAACTTCGAAAATCATACAATCCGTACATGTGGAAAAGGAGATAAAGAAAGAATAGTACTATTTAACGATGAAACATACAATCTACTAAAAGAATATCTGGATAAAATAAAGGACAATAATACATATTACATATTTACAAATAAACAAAATAAAACACTTTCAACACGTACTATACAAATAATGGTTAAAAAATATGCTGAAAAAGCAGGCATTAATAAAAAAGTAACACCACATGTATTAAGACATTCATTTGCAACACACTTAATGGAAAAAGGAGTTAATCTACGAGTAATCCAACAACTACTAGGACACACAAATCTTAACACTACCCAGATATATGTAGGAGTAGATACTAATTTAATCAAAGAAGCATATAATAATGCCTGGAACTAA